The DNA segment CCAGACTGGGAACACCGAAGCACTATTTGGGGCTCTTTGGGAACATAAGGCCGATCAGTGGCAGGTGGTTAATCACACCGCCTTCACTGTCCCTCCTCGGGATCATTTTGATTGTCTATTTGGATTTGCAGCCGTTTAGCCAGCTCTTCAAACTCATGGAATGCAGAAACAAGCGGCTCAAGACTGAAATCGTCATCGATTAAAGACATTGCTCCACTTTTTACAATATTACTGATATTCTGAAACATTTTGATAACAATCTGAATGTTATCGTTTGTCTCCTCTATGTTGAAGAGACCAACAAATATTGACAGAGCTTTGGCACTGAATAGTTTCTTTGCCACCATAGGATTCTCAGACAAGTTCAACAGCATTTTCAGAACATGAAACTTTGTTCTTGCATTGCCTGTGGTCAGTAAGGTGAGAAACCCAGACACATAATTGGCAATCAGTGTGTGATAATCAGTAGTTATAGTGAGATGTCTAAGCATCCTTATTCCAGTTAGCTGCTCAAGTGAATTCACACCATGTGCAAGGGTTTCCTCACACACTTGGCATATAAATGTCTCAATCATGTTTAGATTCGGATAAGGTGGAGCCATGTGGATCATATTCTCCAAAAAGTTAGTCCTAACTCGGGAGGAAGGATAATTCATCAGGGTTTCAATAAGTGAGACCACACCAGAATCTCGAATGAAATCTCGGGTAAACTGAGAAGCAGTTCTCATACCCATTGCAATTTTAGATATTTCGTGGATAAAAGGATCACGAATTTTGTCCATTAGCAGAAGGAGCTCTTCAAACTCTGCAGAGCCAATTTTAAGCTCACACTGGATGCAGGTGCAAGACCAATTTGCAGGGTCTGCACTTTCCTTGGCCTTAAGATGTGCTCTTATTTCCTGGACTGATCGGTAAGAGGGATCATACTGAAATGGGAACTCAGGTTCAGGCAGATCAGGCTGAGGCCCAGATTCCTGCTCTTCCCCTTCTGCACCAAGCTCCGCATTCTTGGCTTTTGCCTCAGTGTTTTCAGAATCCCCTTCCGGGATTCTAAAGGGGAAGCCAAGCCCACGGCAAATACCAGGTTTGAATTCAACAGTAACTTCATCCCAGGTTTTGGGCCTAGATGCTACATTAAGCTCCTCAGCTGAATTTCTGAACCTGCTCTTAGCCTTGTACACAGGGGTGGGATTTAGGTCAAAGCAGGCCTCATCTCTATCCCAGAACCAGGACCCAAATATGGCCTCTTCTTCAGGCTCGGGCCTGACCTCCTCTCTGGCCGCAGCCCCCAAAGTGGGCTTTTCTTCGGTCCAGAACAAAGATCCACCAATGGCTCCCTCTTCAGCCCCTGGTTCAGATTCACAGATTGCTGAAGCTCCAGCCTCCAAACCAGTCTCTTGTTCTGCCCAGAACCAGGACCCAATAATCACTTCCTCCTCAAACCTGGATTCTTGTTTGGCCCTGTCACTGTTTTCAACATCGTTTTGGTTCCTGTTTTTTAAGATGTTATTAGACTCTTCCTTGTCTCTGCGCCTGAATCTattagcttcttccccaggcaaAAACCAGGACTCTTTATAGAACTCATCTTCAGATTCAGATTCAAAATAGTCCTCCCTCTTTGTCCTGATCTTAGGTCTCACGTTTGCCTCTTCCCTGCCTCTGGGCCTAAACAAGTCATTGGTGTTTTCTCCAGCCCAAAAGCAGAATGGGTTCCCCGCCTCATCCTCAGACCCAGACCAAGAATCAATATAGGGCTCTTGTTTGGACCTGGGCCTGGACCTGGCATTAGTCTGATGTTTAGCCCTGTGTCTGGACCTAGTGTTTGTCTCTTCCCTGGGCCATGATCTGATATTGGTCTCCTCTCCAGTCCAGAAAGAAGACATTGTAGAGGTTTCATCTGCTGACCAAAACCCAGACTCATTAGAAGTCTCctccctggctctgggcctgggaTAGCACCAAGAACCCGAATTAGCCCCCTCTCCTGGTCCAAACCAGGGCTGGATTCCAGCCTGACCCTGGGTCCCAGGAAAGGGTTCCCTGTTCATATTGACCAGTTCTCTATCCATAGACAGACTCTTAGATTTAGTAACTGATGAAGAGTCAGACTCAGCATTGACCAGTGGCCATGTGACAGCATTAGATAATGGTGCTCTCCCAGCCCGTGACATTGCCTCTCTCTGGGCCCATGCTTGGGCATCATCCTTAGGCCTTGCTCCCGGGATTGGCTTGGCCTCAGTCTTAGGGCGAGCACCACCTACTGCCCTGGTATCAGTTTTGGGCCTGGCACCAGTCATTACCTGGGCCTCAGATCTAGGCCTTGCTCCAGGCAGTGCCTGGGCACCATTTTTAGGTCTGGTTCCAGACCCTGAATGGGGCTCAGTTTTAGGCCTTGCCCGAGATGAAGATTTCGATTCAGTTTTGGGCCGTGCTCCACTTGTTGCGGGAGCCTGGGGCCTGACTTTGGGTCTGACCACCATAGGGACTTCACTTTCTCGATCAGCCCCACCCATAACCTCTTCCTGAGGCTTCTTATCAGGTTTGGcctgagacccagtctcaatTTCTGCCCCAGTCATGGtaaaaattagagagagagaaggctcaaTTAAGAATGCCTACCAAAGCCTCAGTCTCAACAGTAGATCTGCCAAAGTACTGTATCTTCACACACTGATCTTTGGATGATCCAAGAGACAGAGTGAATAGCAGGGATAAACCACCAATCTGGCACCAATAAGATTCCTACCCAAGCACAATCTCAGTCAATAACACAGATACAGTGCAGAAGAGGTGAAACCAAGCCAGAGGAGGATGGACAGGTCCTAGGTGGGCGCAGACCTGTTGACTGCGCTGGTCAGCAGCAACCCCGGCACCACCAAGCAGCCACTGCAGCTGAtctaggaagagaaaaaaagaggaaatcagTCTCTACAACCCTGTTGCCTCCTGTTGAAACTTACACAGAGACACTGGTGCAGGATGCTGAGCGGAACAGCTCAGCTATGAGAAAACCTCAGTGTTCCCTTTGCCTGCTGGAAAACGGGGACGGGGTTGAGGAAACAGGACACACGCTAGAAATGAAGAC comes from the Peromyscus maniculatus bairdii isolate BWxNUB_F1_BW_parent chromosome X, HU_Pman_BW_mat_3.1, whole genome shotgun sequence genome and includes:
- the Gprasp2 gene encoding G-protein coupled receptor-associated sorting protein 2, translated to MTGAEIETGSQAKPDKKPQEEVMGGADRESEVPMVVRPKVRPQAPATSGARPKTESKSSSRARPKTEPHSGSGTRPKNGAQALPGARPRSEAQVMTGARPKTDTRAVGGARPKTEAKPIPGARPKDDAQAWAQREAMSRAGRAPLSNAVTWPLVNAESDSSSVTKSKSLSMDRELVNMNREPFPGTQGQAGIQPWFGPGEGANSGSWCYPRPRAREETSNESGFWSADETSTMSSFWTGEETNIRSWPREETNTRSRHRAKHQTNARSRPRSKQEPYIDSWSGSEDEAGNPFCFWAGENTNDLFRPRGREEANVRPKIRTKREDYFESESEDEFYKESWFLPGEEANRFRRRDKEESNNILKNRNQNDVENSDRAKQESRFEEEVIIGSWFWAEQETGLEAGASAICESEPGAEEGAIGGSLFWTEEKPTLGAAAREEVRPEPEEEAIFGSWFWDRDEACFDLNPTPVYKAKSRFRNSAEELNVASRPKTWDEVTVEFKPGICRGLGFPFRIPEGDSENTEAKAKNAELGAEGEEQESGPQPDLPEPEFPFQYDPSYRSVQEIRAHLKAKESADPANWSCTCIQCELKIGSAEFEELLLLMDKIRDPFIHEISKIAMGMRTASQFTRDFIRDSGVVSLIETLMNYPSSRVRTNFLENMIHMAPPYPNLNMIETFICQVCEETLAHGVNSLEQLTGIRMLRHLTITTDYHTLIANYVSGFLTLLTTGNARTKFHVLKMLLNLSENPMVAKKLFSAKALSIFVGLFNIEETNDNIQIVIKMFQNISNIVKSGAMSLIDDDFSLEPLVSAFHEFEELAKRLQIQIDNQNDPEEGQ